The Chloroflexota bacterium genome has a window encoding:
- the ilvB gene encoding biosynthetic-type acetolactate synthase large subunit — MKKTGAEILWECMVREGVDVAFGYPGGSIMPVHDAMLNYPVHHVLTRHEQGAAHMADGYARASGKVGVVLATSGPGATNLVTGIATAMMDSSPMVCITGQVHSHLIGGDAFQETDVTGITLPITKHNYLITRADEVAQVVREAFHIARSGRPGPVLIDFCKNAQIEVTEFEYPEEVSLPGYKPPKHAPVTDLEKAVKLIEKAERPVILAGHGVLMSGAMEELQMLAVKTQTPVTMTLLGLGAMPASHELSLGMMGMHGEAYANNAIQNSDLILALGMRFDDRVTGNLRTYAPRARKIHVEIDPSEVHKNVTVDVPLVGDLKTVLTDMIPMLDEYEHQAWMEQIAAWKAEAEDRSIMSWPDDGKLYTAHAIRALWNATNGDSIVATGVGQHQMWAAQYYHFEQPYRLVTSGGAGTMGFGLPSAIGAWFAHKDKEVWLIDGDGSFQMTQAELSTAMQEGANVKIAIMNNNFLGMVRQWQEFFFDKRYAATPMTGPDFTKIADAHGIPARLVTKPEEVFDAFTFAQETPGPVVLEFRVEKEEAVYPMVPSGADLDDMIRRPVR, encoded by the coding sequence ATGAAAAAAACTGGCGCAGAAATTTTGTGGGAATGTATGGTGCGCGAAGGTGTAGATGTTGCCTTTGGCTATCCCGGCGGTTCGATTATGCCGGTGCATGATGCCATGCTCAATTATCCAGTGCATCACGTGCTCACTCGCCATGAGCAAGGCGCCGCGCACATGGCAGATGGTTATGCCCGCGCATCTGGAAAAGTTGGGGTCGTTTTGGCAACCTCCGGTCCCGGGGCAACCAACCTGGTGACCGGGATTGCCACAGCAATGATGGACTCGTCACCGATGGTTTGTATCACCGGGCAGGTTCATTCTCATCTCATCGGCGGCGATGCCTTTCAGGAGACAGATGTCACCGGTATCACTTTACCAATTACCAAGCATAATTATTTAATTACGCGTGCCGATGAAGTCGCCCAGGTGGTGCGGGAAGCGTTCCATATTGCTCGCAGTGGCCGCCCCGGCCCGGTGCTGATTGATTTTTGCAAAAATGCGCAAATTGAAGTCACCGAGTTCGAATATCCCGAAGAAGTTTCGCTGCCGGGTTATAAACCGCCCAAACATGCCCCCGTAACTGATCTGGAAAAGGCCGTCAAACTGATTGAAAAAGCTGAGCGTCCGGTGATTTTGGCGGGACATGGTGTGCTAATGTCGGGCGCCATGGAAGAATTGCAGATGCTGGCTGTGAAAACGCAAACTCCTGTGACCATGACGCTGCTGGGATTGGGTGCCATGCCAGCTTCGCACGAACTTAGCCTGGGCATGATGGGGATGCACGGTGAAGCCTATGCCAACAACGCCATCCAAAATTCGGATTTGATTCTGGCGCTGGGGATGCGCTTCGATGACCGTGTGACTGGCAATCTGCGCACCTACGCGCCGCGCGCCCGCAAAATTCATGTAGAAATTGATCCTTCTGAAGTTCATAAAAACGTTACTGTGGATGTGCCTCTGGTGGGCGATTTGAAGACTGTACTCACCGATATGATTCCCATGCTCGATGAGTATGAGCATCAGGCATGGATGGAACAAATCGCGGCATGGAAAGCTGAAGCCGAAGATCGCAGCATTATGTCGTGGCCGGATGATGGCAAACTCTATACAGCGCACGCCATCCGCGCCTTGTGGAATGCGACCAATGGCGATTCGATTGTAGCCACCGGCGTTGGCCAGCATCAGATGTGGGCGGCGCAATATTACCACTTTGAACAGCCCTATCGCCTGGTGACTTCGGGCGGCGCGGGAACAATGGGCTTTGGATTGCCCTCTGCCATTGGAGCCTGGTTTGCCCACAAAGATAAAGAAGTTTGGCTGATCGATGGAGATGGCAGTTTCCAGATGACGCAGGCCGAACTCTCCACTGCCATGCAAGAAGGCGCTAACGTCAAGATTGCGATTATGAATAACAACTTCCTCGGAATGGTGCGCCAATGGCAGGAATTCTTCTTCGACAAGCGTTATGCAGCTACTCCGATGACCGGGCCTGACTTTACCAAGATTGCCGACGCGCATGGCATTCCGGCCCGGCTGGTGACTAAACCGGAGGAAGTCTTTGATGCGTTTACTTTTGCTCAGGAAACACCCGGCCCGGTTGTGCTGGAATTCCGTGTTGAAAAAGAAGAAGCCGTTTATCCGATGGTACCATCTGGCGCTGACCTGGACGATATGATCCGGCGACCGGTTCGCTAA
- the ilvN gene encoding acetolactate synthase small subunit: MQHTLFALVENRPGVLNRVASLFRRRNFNIESLNVGRTETPDISRMTIVMDSKDVDVRIVEANLYKLVNVIDVQDVTNQPAVARDLALIKVKADPEHRGEITSLASIFRAKIVDVAPDSVIVEIAGTEDKIESLVELLRPIGILEMVRTGQVAMMRGTAAGVRHTPGAHGNGNGKSH, translated from the coding sequence ATGCAACATACATTATTTGCCTTAGTTGAAAATAGACCCGGTGTGTTGAACCGGGTAGCATCTTTGTTCCGCCGTCGCAACTTCAATATCGAATCGCTCAATGTTGGGCGCACAGAGACCCCCGACATCTCGCGCATGACGATTGTGATGGATAGTAAAGATGTCGATGTGCGGATTGTAGAAGCTAATTTGTATAAATTAGTCAATGTAATTGATGTTCAGGATGTCACCAACCAACCTGCGGTAGCGCGTGATTTGGCGCTGATCAAGGTGAAAGCTGACCCGGAACACCGTGGTGAAATCACAAGTCTGGCCTCTATCTTCCGGGCAAAAATTGTCGATGTAGCCCCCGATTCGGTGATTGTGGAGATTGCAGGCACCGAAGACAAGATTGAGAGTTTGGTTGAGCTTTTGCGCCCCATTGGCATTTTGGAAATGGTGCGAACCGGTCAGGTTGCCATGATGCGTGGCACGGCCGCAGGTGTGCGCCATACACCAGGCGCGCATGGAAACGGGAATGGCAAGAGCCATTAG